The window CCAGCAGGTATCGCCCGGCCAGGTGCTGGCTCGCTTTGCACCCGCCACGCAAGGAGTGCCCGCATGACCGCCGGATCCGATGCAAGTGCTGTGAGCGACGAAGACCGAGCCGCCCTCGCCGACACCGTCACCCGCTTTGCCCGCGCCGAAATCGCACCGCATGTGGACGCGTGGGACGCAGCGGGCGAATTCCCCCGCAGCCTGTACCGCCGCGCGGCCGACCTGGGCCTGCTGGGCCTGGGCTACCCCGAGCATTACGGTGGCACGCCCGCCACCTACCAGCTGCGCCTGCCGCTGTGGCGCGCGCTCAGCCGCCATGGCGCCAGTGGCGGTGTGCTGGCCAGCCTGCTGTCGCACAACATCGGCCTGCCGCCCGTTCTGGCGCATGGCAGCGACGCCGTGCGTGCCGAGGTCATCCCGCCCGTGCTGGCAGGTGAGCAGATTGCCGCGCTGGCGATCACCGAGCCCGGTGGCGGGTCCGACGTGGCGCAGCTCAGGACCACTGCACGGCGCGAGGGCGATGACTACATCGTGAACGGCGAAAAGGTGTTCATCACCTCCGGCATGCGCGCGGACTGGATCACCGTGGCGGTGAGGACCGTGGAGGCCGGAAGCAAGGGCAGCGCAGGCATCTCCATGCTGCTCATCCCCGGCCACAGCGCGGGCCTGTCGCGCAGCAAGCTCGACAAGATGGGTTGGCTCTGCTCCGACACGGCCCATCTGCGCTTTGACAATGTGCGCGTGCCTGCCCGCTACCTGCTGGGCGAAGAGGGTGCGGGCTTTCGCATCATCATGGCCAACTTCAACGGCGAGCGCTTTGGCCTCGCCGCGTCGGCCCTGGGCTTCGCCGAGGCCTGCTACGACGAGGCCCTGGCCTGGGCCCGCCAGCGCAAGACCTTTGGCGCCGCGCTGGTGGAGCACCAGGTCATCCGCCACAAGCTGGTGGACATGCAGATGCGCATCCAGTCCACCGCCGCGTGGTGCGAATCCGTGGCCGCGCAGGCCGACGCTGGGCGCACCGGACCCGATTGGGTGGCGCAGGTCTGCCTGCTCAAAAACCACGCCACCCAAACCATGCAGTTCTGCGCCGATCAGGCCGTGCAGATATTGGGCGGCATGGGCTACATGCGCGGCACCGTCAGCGAGCGCATCTACCGCGAGGTCAAGGTCATGATGATCGGCGGCGGTGCGGAAGAAATCATGAAAGACCTGGCTGCGCGTCAGCTAGGCATCTGAGGAATTGAAGGAGACAGGCCCCATGCACAGCACCGACCACGGCAACAAAGCCATCATCACCTGCGCCATCACCGGCGTGCTGACCGACCCCGGCCAGCACCACGTGCCCGTCACGCCCGAGCAACTGGCCAAAGAAGCCCGCCGCGCCTACGACGCAGGCTCCGCCGTCGTCCACGTGCACTTTCGCAACCAGGAGCCCGGCAAGGGCCACCTGCCCAGCTGGGACCCGCAGGTGGCGCGCGACTGCGTGCAAGCCATGCGCGAGGCCTGCCCGGGTTTGATCATCAACCAGACCACCGGCGTGGTCGGCCCCCACTACCAAGGCCCGCTCGACTGCCTGCGCGCCACCCGCCCCGAGATGGCCGCATGCAACGCCGGATCGCTCAACTACCTGAAGGTGCGCAGCAACGGCACCTGGGCCTGGTCGCCCATGCTGTTCGACAACCAGCCCGCCAAGGTCAAGGACTTCATCGACGTGATGCTGGAGACCGGCACGCTGCCCGAGTTCGAATGCTTTGACGTGGGCATCGTGCGCTGCGTGGAGATGTATGTGCAGACCGGCATGTACACCGAGCGCCTGCCCGAATACAACTTTGTGATGGGCGTCGAGTCCGGCATGCCTGCGGACCCGGACCTACTGCCCATCTTGCTCAAGCTGAAAATCAAAGACGCCCCCTGGCAAGCCACCGTCATCGGCCGCAGCGAGATCTGGCCCGTGCACCAGCGCGTGGCCGAGCTGGGCGGGCACCTGCGCACGGGACTGGAGGACACGTTCTATCTGCCGGACGGGACCAAGGCGGATTCGAATGGGCCGTTGATTGAGCAGCTCGCAAAGTACGCGCGCAATGCGGGGCGGGACGTGGCTTCGCCGCAGGAGGCGCGGGGGGTGTTGGGGTTAACGGGTGCGTGCACGGCGTAACCGTGGCAGGTTGCTCGTTCAATCGAGTCGTGATCCTTGCAAATTGATCATACGATGATCAGTTTGCAAGGATCACGCATTGGGCCTTTTGTTTTGCGCGACGGCCCGTTTAGCGTACGACAGCGCAGCACGCCGACTCATGTCAAGTGCGCTACTGCAGCAGCGGTCTACGCTGCGCTAATCTGATTTGGAGCGCGTGATATTTGACGGCATGGGGGGGAACTTCAGCTGGAACCTTGCGTTATCGAGTCGGATGCTGCGCGGATAGGCATTTAGGTAGTACCGGCAGATAACCAAGGCAGCGCGATAAATGCTCATAACCATCGATAGAGATGGAGTTGAGATTTCCCCGTAGCGGTAGCCAATGGCATCCGCACCTGAAGGCATTGTTTCCAGAGCGACAGTGACGTCTTGTGGAGTTTGGTCAGCTGCTGCCAGCATTGCCAACTTTCGAACATCATGTTTGTTCGGGACATCGACAGTTTGGGCTTGATGGAGGTAGCACTTCACGGCTTGTTCTGCGGCGAAGTTCGTATCCCATACAGCAGTGGAGAGATTGTGCCTTTCATTGCTCAAAATGTTCTGGGCGGCTCGTTCCAAATACTGCAATACCAGGCTTCCGTGGCGCATCGAAAGCGGATGGTCCTTTGAAATTGAGAGGACTCCAATCGAACAGCGCCGAATGTTTGCAACCGTCTCCGTAACCTCAGCAGAAATCTCCTTTGCCTGGGCCTCTGTCAACAGCGAAAGCGTTGGGGGTCGGACAAGCCAACTGAGTGGCTCCTCGTGAGGAAGGACGTCACTTGCAAACGTGAACCAGCGGGTATTGTCTTCTGCCAAGGGCGAGAAAAAAGATAGCGGTATTTCTAGCGCCGTAGGCGTGTTTCGAATCAATAGAGCTGCCGTATGTGTTTTCTTTGGTTGCGCGCTTATCGCATCACCATAGAGGCGCTCGTACCATTCGATTACGAGCGACAG of the Acidovorax sp. 107 genome contains:
- a CDS encoding acyl-CoA dehydrogenase family protein, which produces MTAGSDASAVSDEDRAALADTVTRFARAEIAPHVDAWDAAGEFPRSLYRRAADLGLLGLGYPEHYGGTPATYQLRLPLWRALSRHGASGGVLASLLSHNIGLPPVLAHGSDAVRAEVIPPVLAGEQIAALAITEPGGGSDVAQLRTTARREGDDYIVNGEKVFITSGMRADWITVAVRTVEAGSKGSAGISMLLIPGHSAGLSRSKLDKMGWLCSDTAHLRFDNVRVPARYLLGEEGAGFRIIMANFNGERFGLAASALGFAEACYDEALAWARQRKTFGAALVEHQVIRHKLVDMQMRIQSTAAWCESVAAQADAGRTGPDWVAQVCLLKNHATQTMQFCADQAVQILGGMGYMRGTVSERIYREVKVMMIGGGAEEIMKDLAARQLGI
- a CDS encoding 3-keto-5-aminohexanoate cleavage protein, with amino-acid sequence MHSTDHGNKAIITCAITGVLTDPGQHHVPVTPEQLAKEARRAYDAGSAVVHVHFRNQEPGKGHLPSWDPQVARDCVQAMREACPGLIINQTTGVVGPHYQGPLDCLRATRPEMAACNAGSLNYLKVRSNGTWAWSPMLFDNQPAKVKDFIDVMLETGTLPEFECFDVGIVRCVEMYVQTGMYTERLPEYNFVMGVESGMPADPDLLPILLKLKIKDAPWQATVIGRSEIWPVHQRVAELGGHLRTGLEDTFYLPDGTKADSNGPLIEQLAKYARNAGRDVASPQEARGVLGLTGACTA